One segment of Ipomoea triloba cultivar NCNSP0323 chromosome 12, ASM357664v1 DNA contains the following:
- the LOC116000382 gene encoding glucuronokinase 1, with protein sequence MESSGEVIEHKAYARVGLLGNPSDVYYGNTISFSLGNFWASVRLEPSPDLLISPHPTHDLVQFNSLTNLVNRLQSEGYYGGVRLLMAICKVFHNYCKDNNISLHERNFKLSYDTNIPRQTGLSGSSAIVCAALSCLLDFYNVRHLIKVEVRPNLILNAEKELGIVAGLQDRVAQVYGGVVYMDFGKKHMDELGHGIYTPMDIDLLPPLHLIYAENPSDSGKVHSTVRQRWLDGDEFIISSLEEVAKLAVRGQKALLEKDYVTFAELMNRNFDLRRQMFGDECLGALNIEMVEVARRVGAASKFTGSGGAVVAFCPDGPSQVKQLEEDCQKAGFIIQPIKIMPSFLNDTDLQILQSK encoded by the exons ATGGAGAGTAGCGGTGAAGTGATCGAGCACAAGGCGTACGCGAGAGTGGGTCTGTTGGGGAACCCCAGCGATGTGTATTACGGCAACACCATATCTTTCAGCCTCGGCAACTTCTGGGCTTCCGTGCGTTTGGAGCCTTCGCCAGATCTGCTCATCTCCCCCCATCCTACTCACGATCTCGTCCAGTTCAATTCCCTAACCAATCTg GTGAACCGCCTGCAAAGTGAAGGTTATTATGGAGGTGTGCGATTGCTTATGGCAATTTGTAAGGTGTTTCACAATTACTGCAAGGATAATAACATCAGTCTACATGAACGAAATTTCAAGCTTTCATATGATACTAACATCCCCCGCCAG ACAGGGCTTTCAGGCTCTAGTGCTATTGTATGTGCGGCATTAAGTTGCCTCCTTGACTTTTACAACGTTAGGCATCTGATTAAAGTTGAGGTCAGACCAAACCTTATCCTCAATGCAGAGAAGGAACTTGGGATTGTGGCTGGTTTGCAAGATAGGGTGGCACAGGTCTACGGCGGTGTTGTATACATG GATTTTGGCAAGAAGCATATGGATGAGTTAGGTCATGGAATATATACACCCATGGATATTGATCTTCTCCCTCCCTTGCATCTAATCTATGCTGAGAATCCCAGTGATTCTGGAAAG GTTCACAGTACAGTTCGTCAGAGGTGGTTAGATGGTGATGAGTTCATAATATCATCATTGGAAGAGGTTGCAAAACTAGCTGTGCGAGGACAAAAAGCATTGCTTGAGAAGGACTATGTCACGTTTGCAGAGCTCATGAATCGAAATTTTGACCTACGAAG GCAAATGTTCGGTGACGAGTGTCTTGGTGCCTTGAACATAGAGATGGTTGAAGTGGCCCGAAGAGTGGGTGCAGCATCAAAATTCACGGGAAGTGGAGGCGCAGTAGTTGCATTCTGTCCTGATGGTCCATCCCAAGTGAAGCAACTCGAGGAAGATTGCCAGAAAGCTGGTTTTATCATTCAACCCATTAAAATCATGCCTTCATTCCTGAATGATACTGATCTTCAAATTCTGCAATCTAAATAA
- the LOC116000341 gene encoding serine/threonine-protein kinase STY13-like isoform X1, producing MGSANEFYSGEEFNLDSKWLVDPKLLFVGPKIGEGAHAKVYEGKYKNQNVAIKIVHRGETPEEIAKREARFAREVAMLSRVQHKNLVKFIGACKEPIMVIVTELLLGGTLRKYLLNLRPRCLDMRVAIGFALDIARAMECLHSHGIIHRDLKPENLLLTADHKMVKLADFGLAREESLTEMMTAETGTYRWMAPELYSTVTLRHGEKKHYNHKVDAYSFAIVLWELIHNKLPFEGMSNLQAAYAAAFKNVRPSADDLPEDLAAIVTSCWREDPNTRPNFTQIIHMLLHFLSAISPPEPAIPQRIFTSENAVLPPESPGTSSLMPKRDDSGDTPKTPIEHEQRGFFFCFNPCC from the exons ATGGGATCTGCAAATGAGTTCTACTCAGGGGAGGAGTTCAATCTGGACTCCAAGTGGTTGGTTGATCCGAAGCTTCTTTTCGTTGGGCCCAAGATCGGCGAGGGAGCTCATGCCAAGGTATACGAGGGAAA ATACAAAAACCAGAATGTAGCCATCAAAATTGTTCATAGAGGAGAGACGCCAGAGGAGATTGCTAAGCGGGAAGCCCGGTTTGCAAGAGAGGTTGCAATGTTATCCAGAGTTCAGCACAAGAACTTAGTGAAG TTTATTGGAGCTTGCAAGGAGCCTATTATGGTCATTGTAACTGAACTACTGCTTGGTGGCACACTTCGCAAGTACTTGCTGAACTTGCGGCCCAGATGCTTAGATATGCGTGTTGCTATTGGATTTGCACTTGATATTGCTCGTGCAATGGAATGCTTACACTCTCATGGGATCATCCACCGTGACTTGAAACCTG agaacttgctcttaACAGCAGACCACAAAATGGTTAAGCTTGCGGATTTTGGTTTGGCAAGGGAAGAGTCGTTGACAGAGATGATGACGGCTGAGACTGGAACGTATCGCTGGATGGCTCCAGAG CTCTACAGCACTGTTACGCTAAGGCATGGAGAGAAAAAGCATTACAATCACAAGGTTGATGCCTACAGTTTTGCCATTGTATTATGGGAGCTCATACATAATAAGTTACCATTTGAGGGCATGTCAAATCTGCAGGCTGCCTATGCCGCTGCTTTTAAA AACGTAAGACCAAGTGCAGATGACCTCCCCGAGGATTTGGCTGCAATTGTGACTTCATGTTGGAGAGAGGATCCAAACACCCGCCCTAACTTCACTCAGATAATACATATGCTTCTGCATTTTCTCTCGGCAATTTCACCTCCAGAACCCGCAATACCACAAAGGATTTTCACGTCAGAGAACGCTGTCTTACCGCCAGAATCTCCCGGTACGAGCTCTTTAATGCCAAAGAGGGATGACTCGGGGGATACACCGAAAACCCCAATCGAGCATGAACAGAGGGGTTTCTTCTTCTGTTTTAACCCGTGCTGCTGA
- the LOC116000341 gene encoding serine/threonine-protein kinase STY13-like isoform X2, which translates to MSSTQGRSSIWTPSGWLIRSFFSLGPRSARELMPRYKNQNVAIKIVHRGETPEEIAKREARFAREVAMLSRVQHKNLVKFIGACKEPIMVIVTELLLGGTLRKYLLNLRPRCLDMRVAIGFALDIARAMECLHSHGIIHRDLKPENLLLTADHKMVKLADFGLAREESLTEMMTAETGTYRWMAPELYSTVTLRHGEKKHYNHKVDAYSFAIVLWELIHNKLPFEGMSNLQAAYAAAFKNVRPSADDLPEDLAAIVTSCWREDPNTRPNFTQIIHMLLHFLSAISPPEPAIPQRIFTSENAVLPPESPGTSSLMPKRDDSGDTPKTPIEHEQRGFFFCFNPCC; encoded by the exons ATGAGTTCTACTCAGGGGAGGAGTTCAATCTGGACTCCAAGTGGTTGGTTGATCCGAAGCTTCTTTTCGTTGGGCCCAAGATCGGCGAGGGAGCTCATGCCAAG ATACAAAAACCAGAATGTAGCCATCAAAATTGTTCATAGAGGAGAGACGCCAGAGGAGATTGCTAAGCGGGAAGCCCGGTTTGCAAGAGAGGTTGCAATGTTATCCAGAGTTCAGCACAAGAACTTAGTGAAG TTTATTGGAGCTTGCAAGGAGCCTATTATGGTCATTGTAACTGAACTACTGCTTGGTGGCACACTTCGCAAGTACTTGCTGAACTTGCGGCCCAGATGCTTAGATATGCGTGTTGCTATTGGATTTGCACTTGATATTGCTCGTGCAATGGAATGCTTACACTCTCATGGGATCATCCACCGTGACTTGAAACCTG agaacttgctcttaACAGCAGACCACAAAATGGTTAAGCTTGCGGATTTTGGTTTGGCAAGGGAAGAGTCGTTGACAGAGATGATGACGGCTGAGACTGGAACGTATCGCTGGATGGCTCCAGAG CTCTACAGCACTGTTACGCTAAGGCATGGAGAGAAAAAGCATTACAATCACAAGGTTGATGCCTACAGTTTTGCCATTGTATTATGGGAGCTCATACATAATAAGTTACCATTTGAGGGCATGTCAAATCTGCAGGCTGCCTATGCCGCTGCTTTTAAA AACGTAAGACCAAGTGCAGATGACCTCCCCGAGGATTTGGCTGCAATTGTGACTTCATGTTGGAGAGAGGATCCAAACACCCGCCCTAACTTCACTCAGATAATACATATGCTTCTGCATTTTCTCTCGGCAATTTCACCTCCAGAACCCGCAATACCACAAAGGATTTTCACGTCAGAGAACGCTGTCTTACCGCCAGAATCTCCCGGTACGAGCTCTTTAATGCCAAAGAGGGATGACTCGGGGGATACACCGAAAACCCCAATCGAGCATGAACAGAGGGGTTTCTTCTTCTGTTTTAACCCGTGCTGCTGA
- the LOC115998897 gene encoding uncharacterized protein LOC115998897 yields MNLATSTSMLVLIFSMIIAAGAEAVDNLSLVEEQEEELVPAMGTTVEFRDIGDAFGDANSYCQTCSCCKASNPNACSNVPCCYALKCNLPGKPPGTCAFTPVACNCNNCS; encoded by the exons ATGAATCTAGCAACATCGACATCCATGTTGGTTTTAATTTTCTCCATGATTATTGCTGCAG GTGCTGAAGCGGTGGATAATTTATCATTGGTAGAAGAGCAAGAAGAAGAGCTAGTTCCGGCTATGGGAACAACGGTGGAGTTTAGAGATATCGGTGATGCCTTTGGGGATGCTAACAGTTATTGTCAAACATGCTCATGCTGTAAGGCATCCAATCCCAACGCCTGCAGCAATGTGCCGTGCTGTTATGCTCTCAAATGCAACCTTCCTGGCAAGCCTCCTGGCACTTGTGCCTTTACGCCTGTGGCTTGCAATTGTAACAATTGCAGCTAA